AATCGAGTCCGGTAAGGTAGACTGGCATTACGAGGAAGTGGACGTCGAGGAGCTGATCGGTCACGCCGCGTCGCTGGTACGCGGCCAGTTCTCCGGCAAACCCGGCGTGGAGCTTCACGCACATGCCTCCCCCGGCCTGCCCCTTCTGCAGGTGGACCGCGACAGGATGACGCAGGTGCTCATCAACCTGCTCAGCAACGCGGAAAAATTCACCGACTCGGGCATGGTCACCATCCGGGCCACAGGGTCCGGATCCAATTTCATCAGAATCGAAGTGACGGACACGGGCCGCGGCATCCCCGAAGAGGAACTTGAGGCCATTTTCGATAAATTCCAGCAGGTACGACAGGGCGATACCCTGCGCTCCAGCCAGCAGGGAACCGGCCTCGGTCTGGCGATCAGCAGAAACATCGTGGAACACCACGGTGGTCGCATCTGGGCCGAATCCCGCGTGGACGAAGGCAGCACGTTCATCATCGAACTTCCGCTGACCTATGTTCCGGAAGAGCGACTCCCAGACATGCTCATGCCGGATGCTTCAGCCCCCCTCGTTTTGATCGTTGATGACGACGCCGGGCAACGCCACTATCTTTCCGGAATACTCATCCGGGCCGGCTTCCGCGTCGAAACCGCCGGGGACGGCGGCACCGCATTGAGGATGGCGCGCCGGATGCGTCCGGACATCATCACCATGGACATCATGATGCCGGGCATGGACGGAATCGAAACCGTCGAATGGCTCCGCAAAGACCCCGAGCTGGCGGATATCCCTGTCATCGCCCTCACCATCGTGCAGGACAAAAGCCGCAACATCGGTCAGGCCAGCCTGAGCAAACCCGTGGCCCCCCAGCCTCTCATCGACACCATAAACGATCTCCTAAGTAACCGAGACAAAAAACAATAGCCTTACGTCCTCCACACCTGCAACGTCACAACATGTTATAATAAGGGGTCTAACACAGGTTTTTCGCCCACTCGGTTTGACCAATTTTCTCACCCTGTGATACGTTCGCACTAAGCTTCAATAATCCAAGCAGTGGAGGGTGGAGACAATGTTTGAAAAGAATCTTACGAAGAAAATGCAGGATGTGGTTCTTGACGGTCAGATCGCGGCCAAGGAGGTGTGTCGCAAGATCAACAAGCCATACTCCACCCTGCTTCGGGAGCTCAATCCCTTCGATACCCACGCCAAACTGGGCGCGGAAACCATGTTCGACATCATCCGCGTCACCAGAAATGTGGCAGTGCTTGAATTCATGGCCCGTGAGCTCGGCTACTCGCTCAAGCCGACCGGCGAAGAGCAGAAGAACAAGAAGAGCAAGAGCGACGGCGCGGCGATCATGATGTAAATATAACGGTTTTCATGCAGAGCCGTCTTAGAAATCCCGGGACACTCTTTGACTTTTCCCGGGGTTTCGTATTTATTTGTCCCTTTGTACGGAGAATATACCACGAGGAGGATACAGGGCATGTCCCAAACCAAATTCGAACAGGCGCTGGCCTTTGGCCGTCCGCCGAACATTCAGGAACTTTTTCCCAACTCGCAGGCCCTGATCGTCAGCGGGAAAGTCATTGACCGCGCCTGCCTGAAAAAAGGCAAATGCATGACCATCGCGGCCAACGGCCGCAACATCTTCGTCATCGAAGGTGCCCTCAAGGCGGCCCAGCGCGCCAACGCCGCGCTGATTCTGGAAATCGCCCGCAGTGAATCGACTTACTGCCCCACCAACATGTGGAACCTCGCCCGCCGGGTGGACGCGCTGTGCAACCAGTACGGCATCACCATCCCCGTGGCGATCCACGCCGACCATTACGTCATCAAGAAATGGGACGACGTGGCGGTGGCCGAGAGGGAGATTCCAACGCTTTTCGACGCCGGCATCACTTCCATCGCCGTGGACGCATCTCACCTCCCCGACGATCAGAACCTGCTGGCAAACATTGAGCTGAACCCGGTCATTCCCGACTGGGCCGGCTACGAAACCGAAGTGGGCGAAATCAAGGGCAAGCACGGCCTCTCCACACCGGTGGAGGCCAAGTACCTCATCGAGGGCCTGAACGCGCACGACATTTGCCCCGACTGGATCGCCATGAACAACGGCACCACGCACGGCATCGAAGACACCGGCGGCGGCATCCAGGTGGAGCTGACCGCTGAAATTCACGAGGCCATCAAGCCGTTCGGCACTTCCGGCGCACAGCACGGCACCTCGGGCAACCACACCGACCGCCTCCAGCGTGTTGCGGAGGAGACCCGCACCACCAAGGCCAACGTGGCAACCGCCCTGCAGATGATCGGCTTCGGCGTGAAGGTCAACGAGTACGGCAACGCCATCATGACCGACGGCGAGTTCGAGAAGGTCGAAGGCCGCGGCATGAGCGAAGAGCTCTGGCAGGAGATCAGCGAGTACGCCAAGGCCAACAACCTCAAGGGTGGCGACTACAAGAAACTGAACCTGCCCTTCGAGCGCAGGCTGCTTGGCGAGCCCCGCGAAATCCGCGAGCGCATGGTCAAGGCCATTGAGGACTTCGTCTACGATCTGCTGGTCAACGTCTTCAACGCCGGAGACACCGCCGATCTGGCCTACGACCTGCTCATTGAAGCCGGTTCTCACGATCTGGGTCCCAAGATGGGACGCGTGGCCGACCCCGCGGAATGGACCGAAGAGAAAATCCGCGAAAAAGCTGCCGCCATCGACACCGACAAGGGCCCGGAAGGCGACTACGACGACTAGGGCGCCCCGACATCCCGACTAAAATAACAAGCCCCCGCTTCCGAAGAAGCGGGGGCTTTTCGTTTTCCGCGAGAGTGTGTCTATTCAGCCTTTTCGAGGTAGGCTTCAAAAGCCGGAACAGCGGGTTCGCCGTCGGCGGTGGTCACGCCTTCGAGCCAGCGCTTGTAGGTCTCGGGATTGTTTTCAACCCACTGCAGACCGGCTTCGCGCGGGCTGAGGGAGCCGTTTTCGTTCAGGGTGGTCATGATCTGGTTCATCATGGAGATGGGGAAGGTCAGGTTCTTGAGCAGCTTCGCGGCATTGGGATTCTCTTCCTGGAATCCTGCGCGAATGTTGGTCCAGACGGTTGCGGTGCCGTCGTTGCCGCCAAAGGTTTCAGCGGTGCTGCCCTTGAGATAGGTCATGTCGATACGTTCGTTCATGCTGTGAGGTGCCCAGCCGAGGAACACAGCCCACTTTTCGTCCTTGGTGTAGGACTGCACCTGAGCGAGCATACCGGCTTCACTGGAGGGAACCAGCTTAAATTTGCCGAGACCGAACATGTCTTTGTCGATCATGTCCTGAATGATCTGGTTGCCGTCGTTGCCTGCTTCGATGCCGAAAATCGTCCATTCGAGCTTGTCCCCGAACTTGGCGATGTCCTTGAAGTGAGTCAGGCCAGCCTCGGCGCAATATGTGGGCACGGCCAGCGTGTATTTTGCGCCGTGCATGTTCGCAACCCAGTTCAGCACGCTGCCTTCCTCAATGTAGGGCTTCACCATGGAAGCCTGAGACGGCATCCAGTTACCCATGAAGGCTTCTGCATCTCCAGTAGCCATGGCCTTGAAGGCGATGGGAACGGAAACCATGAGGTTTTCGGCATTGTAGCCGAGGCTGTCCAGAATGGAGACGGCCAGCTCAGTCTTGATGGTCACCCCGGTCCAGCCAACGCTTGCAATCTTGATCTTGTCTTTCGCTGCAAACGCGCCGGTTGCGGTGAAGGTGAATACTGCTGCGACGAGAACGACAGCGGCGAGAATTCGCCTGAAGGGGTCCAACATCATAACTCCTCTGTTACGGTTAACAGGGGCGGAGCCGTCTCTGGACGGCTCGACGCTACCCGGTATGAAAAAAAGACGCCTTGCGCATTACGGTTTCCGTCCGCCTATGCGCCGAACCAGTTGAGCGCCTTGGTCGCATGGTTGCGATAGACATGCTTGACCTCGGTGTACTCCTCCAGTCCCATGCGACCCAGCTCGCGGCCGAGGCCGGACTGCTTGTAGCCGCCCCACGGGGCCTGAACGAAGTAGACGTTGAAGTCATTGATCCAGACCGTGCCGAAGCGAAGCGCCTTGGAGACACGCTCGATGCGGTTGGGATCGTTGGTCCAGAAACCGGCGGAGAGACCGTAGACGGTGCTGTTGGCACGCGTGACCGCCTCTTCCTCGGTGCTGAACTTTTCTATGGTGATGATGGGACCGAAGGTCTCCTCCTGCACGATGCGCATGTCGTTCTCGCAGTCGGAGAACAGGGTCGGCATGTAGAAGTAGCCGTCCTTCAGCGCTTCGTCATCCGGGCGGCATCCGCCCAGCAGGAGCTTTGCGCCTTCCTTCTTGCCGATCTCACCGTAGGCTTCCACCTTGGCGAGGTGTTCGGCAGAGGTCAGGGGGCCCATCTGCGTATCGTCGTCAAAGCCGTTGCCCAGCTTGATGCGCTCCATGCGCTTGCGGAGTTCCTCCACGAAGCGATCGTGGATACCTTCCTGCACGAGTATGCGTGCACCGGCTGAGCAGATCTGTCCGGCGTGGAAGAAGACGCCATTGAGGGCATAGTCCACGGCCAGATCGAAATCGGCGTCATCGAAGATGATGTTCGGGTTCTTGCCGCCGAGTTCCAGCGCGACCTTCTTCACGTTGCCGGTGGCGGCGCGCATGATGGTCTTGCCCGTCTCGATGCCACCGGTGAAGGAGATGAGGTCCACGTCGTGACTCTCGGACAGTTCGGCGCCCACTTCGGCGCCGGGGCCGAGCACGGTGTTGACCACACCTTTGGGGAATCCGGCCTCTTCGGCCAGTTCGGTGACCTTGATGGTGGTCAGCGGCGTGATCTCGCTGGGCTTCATGACCACGGTGCAGCCCGCCGCCAGTGCGGGTGCCATCTTCCACGAGGCCTGAAGCAGCGGATAGTTCCATGGGGAGATCTGACCGCACACGCCCACCGGCTCGCGCATCACGTAGCTGGTGGTGTCGGGAACCGGAGACTCGATGACTTCGCCGCCGTCCTTGTCGGCCAGTCCGGCGAAGTAGCGGAAGATGCCCGCGATGTCGTCCATGTCCCAGCGGCTCTCTTCCACCGTCTTGCCGGTGTCGAGGCTTTCCAGCCGGGCCAGTTCCTCGTGGTCACGCTCAATCAGTTCCGCCAGCTTGAAGACCAGCCGGGCACGCTCTGCGGCCGGGGTCTGGGGCCAGCCGCCCTCGTCGAACGCGCGACGAGCGGCGGCAATTGCCCGGCGGGTCTCGCCGCGTCCCGCTTCGGGGACGCTGGCGATGACCGAGGAGTCGAACGGGTTCAGGATTTCGCGCTCCTTGCCGGAGTCCGCGGCCACCCATTCACCGTCTATGTACATTTTCTTGCGAATCATGGGATGCTCCCGTGAGTCTTAGGCTTCGTCGTGCTTGTAGTAAGGCACGTTTTCCGGAGCCAGCGGGGTGTTGCCCAGAATCATGTCGGCGGCCTTTTCCGCGATCATCATGACCGGGGCGTAGATATTGCCGTTGGTGATGTAAGGCATGACCGAGGCATCCACCACGCGCAGTCCGTCCACGCCGTGCACGCGCATTTCGGGGTCGGTGACGGCCATGTCATGCGTACCCATAGCACAGGTGCAGCTCGGATGATATGCGGACTCGCCTTCACGGGCGACGAAGTCGAGGATCTCCTCGTCGGTCTGGGCCTGGTCGCCCGGGGCCAGTTCGCGACCGCGCAGTTCGTCGAATGCGGGCTGGGTCATGATCTCGCGGGTCTTGCGGATCGCTTCCACCCACTCGCGACGCTCCTGCTCGGTGGAGAGGTAGTTGAACAGGATGCTCGGGTAGTCGGCCGGGTTGTCGGACTTGATCTTCACATGTCCGCGAACGTCGGTATTCATGGGGCCGACGTGGACCTGATAACCGTGCCCTTCGTTCGGAGCCGAACCGTCGTAGCGGATGGCGATAGGCAGGAAGTGGTACTGCAGGTTCGGGTATTCCACCTGATCGTTGCTGCGGATGAATCCGCCAGCCTCGAAGTGGTTGGTCGCGGCTTCGCCGGTGTGTCCGAAGAGCCACTTCAGGCCGATCCACGGCTGGTTGTACCACTGCAGCGCCGGGAACATGGAGACCGGCTTCTTGCAGGCGTACTGCACATAGAGTTCGAGGTGGTCCTGCAGGTTCTCACCCACGCCGGGGAGGTTCTGCACCACGTCGATACCGAGCGAGGACAGTTCCGCGCCGTTACCGATGCCGGAGAGCTGGAGCAGTTGCGGGGAGTTGATGGCGCCGCCGCAGGAAATGATCTCGCCGCCGTAGGCCTGCATGGTGCGGCGACCCTTGGTGTACTCGACACCCACGGCGCGCTTGCCCTGGAACAGAATGCGGTTAGTGTGGGCCTTGCACTTGATGGTCAGGTTGCGGCGGTTTTTCACCGTATGGACATAGGCGCGAGCGGCGTTATGGCGACGGCCCTGATAGGTATTGCGGTCGAACTTGCCGAAGCCTTCCTGCTGGTAGCCGTTTACGTCCTTGGTGAGCGGGTATCCGGCCTGTTGCACGGCGTTGAAGAACGCATTGAACAGCGGATTGTCGCACTCGGGAGTGGTCAGGTACAGCGGACCCACGGCGCCCTGATATTCGTCGGCGCCGGCGGTGCGGCATTCGAAGCGGCGGAAGTACGGCAGGCAGTGCGCGTAGGACCAGTTCTCCATGCCGTCATCCTTGGACCACTTCTCGTAATCCATGGCGTTACCGCGAATGTAGATCATGCCGTTGATGCAGCTGGATCCGCCGAGAACCTTGCCGCGCGGCTGGTAGATGCGGCGATTGTTCATCCACGGTTCCGGCTCGGACTCATACCACCAGTTGTAGGTCTTGCCTGCCAGCGGATAGGTCAGCGCGGCGGGCATGTGGATGCGGAAGTCCAGACGATGGTCGGGCCGACCGGCCTCCAGCACCAGAACCTTGGTCTTGGGGTCCGCGCTGAGGCGGTTGGCGAGCACCGAGCCCGCGGAACCGCCGCCGATGATTATGTAATCGTAATGTTTCATGATCGCACTCCGTTTGTGGCTATTCACTGATTTCGTTGAGGAAGGGCATCTCGTTTTCCTGCCGTGTCCCGTTCCTCTCCTCGACGCATTGGCGCAGCAGGACATAATGATGTCCAATGAACGAGAGGGCGCGCATCGGTTCACCCGCTGCAATGGCCCGTGCCGTATCGCTCCAGTTGGCGGCCGCCTTTTCACGATACACCGGATCTTCATACAGCGCGTAATCGTGGGAACTGAATCCCATCTGCAGGGCATGCATCACCCACTCGAAGAGCGGATTCCTCGCCATGCGCGCCAGCATTATGTTCAGCTTGCGGTCCAGCTCCCCCGCCTCGTTGAGATCGGGAGCGGACTCGCGAAGCATTGCCTCCAGTTTCTTGGCACCCTGGTAAAGCTCCTTCTTTTCGGAGTCCTCCGCGCGGGCGATGGCCAGCTCGGTGATGGAGCGGTCCATGCTCTCGCGAAACTCGATGAGCTTTTCGGGGTCGAAGGGATGTTGTTTCAGGAAGAGCGTCAGCGACTCGGAGACGTTGTCCACGCCGATTTCACGCACGTAGGCTCCGCCCTTGGCGCCTTTCTTCACTTCCAGCAGCCCTTTCTGCTTGAGTATCTTGATCGCCTCGCGAACAACGCCCCTGCCAGTCCCGAATTGGGCCTGCATGTCACGCTCGCTCGGCAGCCGCTCGCCCGGGGCCAGCCTGCCGTCCATGATGGCCGCCTCCACCTGAAGGGCGATCTCCTCGGTGGCGCGACCCATCCTCACGGGCATGAACAAAGTCTGGGCATCAATCGCTGCACTCATTGGTATTACCTTAAATTGGATTTTTCGACAAAAAGAACCATTTTGTGGGGAAAAACCACTTCGCTCCGCTCAAATGGTACGACCATTAACTGCCACCCTCCTGCCGGGTTGTCAAGCCCGCCCTGTCAGGAAGGTAACGAAAACACATACTACCGATAGACAAGACTCTAATCTCGTTACATTTTTCTGTTTTTCCCATTTCAAGGCGTTATAATCGTTATAACCCCTTCACAGTCGTGAGCGCATGGTTTACTCCACTTTTTTGAGACGGAGCTGGAAGCCTTCCGGATCGGGCGGGCCTGCATGTCAACCAACCAATGATTTCAGGCTGTTTCCGGTGCTTCAAAAACAAATGGGGAAAACAATGTTCACTTGGCTTAATGGAAGTTTGGCTCGCGCCATCCTCTTCCCGCTGATTACGATTGTCGTTATCAGCGTATCGGCGTTGGTATACTACGTAAACAAATCATCCTACGAGCTGGTGCTCGAAAGCGAAACGCGAGCGGCCGGAAGTCAGGCGGATGCCATCCGCTCCGCGCTCGGCCTGTTCATTGCTGACAGCACGGCCACGGCCAAATCACTTGCCTCCCGCGATGATGTCATAGCTTCTTTCAAAGACAAGACCGACGGCAACACCAGAATCCTCGCAAAACTTGCCAAGAGCAATCCCAACCTCTGGGGGGGCATAGCGTTTGACACATCCGGCATGGCGATTGCCGGCTCGACCAGGGACGGCGCAACCCTGACAGGGCTCGACATCAGCGGAAGGGAGTATGTGCGCGCCGTGCTCGAAGGGAAAAGCGAATTCGTTTCCGAGGTGTTCCGGGCAAAATCCGGACAGGACCTCATCTTCGCCATAAGCGTTCCCGTCTATGACGAACAGCGCAACCTGCTTGGTGGCGTCGCCCTGCTCGGCGGCTGGGAAGGCTTTACCAAAGAGTTCATCGATCCCGTGGTCATCGGCCATGAAGGCTACGCGTTCATTCTGGACTCGGATGGCCGACTCATCCATCACCCAAAGGATGAATCGCTCATCCTGAAAAACCAGCGCAATACGGTTTTCGCTCAGGAAGCTCTCCGTCGGCAGAACGGTGTCGTCTTCTACGACTGGCAGGGCGACAGCAAGGTCATGGTATTCCNCACCGACCCGCACACCGGATGGGTCATCTGCATGAGCGCCTACGAGGAAGACCTCGCAGCCGGTGCCGTGCGTCAAGGCTACACGCTGGCCGGTGTGGGCGCGGTCAGCGTGCTTATCATCATCGCGCTTATCGTGATGCTCCTGCGCAGGCTCGTGGTCGCTCCCGTGACGATGGGAATGGACGTATCCGCCAAGATGGCCGAAGGCGACCTGCGCAGCCGGACGGAATCCGACTCCGCCAACGAACTGGGCCGCCTGATGCGCTCCCTTGGTCGTATGACCCGCTCGCTCAAGGACATCGTCGCCCGCGTCAAGGGCGCGGCCGAGCTGGTGGCGGCCGGAAGCGAGGAACTCGCCGCAGCCGCGGAGCAGATGTCCGAGGGCAGCACCGAGCAGGCAGCGTCCGTGGAGCAGATCGCCGCTTCCATGGAAGAGATGACCGCCAATATCACCCAGAACACGCACCGCGTGAAGCAGACTGAGGACCTTGCCGTCCAGACCGCGCAGAACGCCACGGAAGGCGGCGAAGCCGTCCGGCAAACCGTGGAGGCCATGCGCAACATTGCGGATCGGACTTCCATTATCGAGGAAATCGCAAGGCAGACCAACCTGCTGGCGCTGAACGCAGCCATCGAAGCGGCCCGCGCGGGTGAACACGGCAAGGGATTCGCCGTGGTCGCGGCAGAGGTACGAAAACTGGCCGAACGCAGCGGCGTTGCCGCCAGCGAGATCAGCGAACTCACCGGCAACAGCCTGCACATCGCGGAAAAGGCCGGTCAGATGCTGGAGACCATGGTCACCGACATCGACCGCAACAAGGAGTTGGTGCAGGAAGTGAACGTGGCCAGCCAACAGCAGAATGACGCCGCACAGCAGATATCCGAATCCATCCAGCATCTGGATACGGTGGTGCAGAAGAACGCATCCCTCTCCGAAGAAGTCTCTGCCACGTCACAGGAGCTCTCCGGGCAGGCCGTGCAATTGCAGGAGACCATGGAGTTCTTCAAGCTGGACGTTGACCACTCCCCCGGAAGCAACGGCAGAAAACAGATTAAGGCGGAAACGAAAAAGTCTCCGAAGGCCGAACCCAAGGCTCTGCCCTACCGCGAAGTGAACGAAGAGGAATTCGAACGCTTCTAGGCCTCGGCACCGACAATGAAAAGGCGGCATCTCCGGGGAGATGCCGCCTTATTTCTTCCATTCTTCACACATGAATCACCTGCGAAGGTAGCGGCGCCCAAAGAGCATGACGCCCAGCAGGCCTGCGGCGAAAAGACCGATCGTTGCCGGTTCGGGAACCGGATCGGGCGTGACGACCTGACCGTTGCGAATCTCGAACAGATAGCGTCCCGCGACATTGACGTTGGTCCCCGCAACAAGCGAGTTGGGGCCGCCGTCGAGGAATGCTCCGTTGACCCGCGAACCGGGGAACTCGTAGTAGGTGCCCGCACCATTGGAGTATCCCACCGCCGCGGAAGTCCCACCGAGGCCGCCGCTGCCGCCGGAGGCATCGCCGGTTTCCCACTGGATCTGACCATAGTTGAATTCCATGTCGAAGTCGCCCGGCGCTATGTCTCCGCGCTCACGCAATACCAGTTGGAACGTATTCAACAGGTCCGTATGCTGTGAGTAGTACCCCACCTCGAACCAGTTCACACCGAACGCGCTTCGTCCGTTCAGAGAATCCTGTCCATAGGTAAGGACATTGCCCGAGCGGGTATCCACGTCCGCAAAGAACGGGGCTATGAGCGGTGTTGTCGTGGTCTGGATGCCAAACGGCGTATAGGTGCTCATGGCCGAATTAAAGGTGATGTTGCCGTTG
This DNA window, taken from Desulfovibrio oxyclinae DSM 11498, encodes the following:
- a CDS encoding FadR/GntR family transcriptional regulator, with the protein product MSAAIDAQTLFMPVRMGRATEEIALQVEAAIMDGRLAPGERLPSERDMQAQFGTGRGVVREAIKILKQKGLLEVKKGAKGGAYVREIGVDNVSESLTLFLKQHPFDPEKLIEFRESMDRSITELAIARAEDSEKKELYQGAKKLEAMLRESAPDLNEAGELDRKLNIMLARMARNPLFEWVMHALQMGFSSHDYALYEDPVYREKAAANWSDTARAIAAGEPMRALSFIGHHYVLLRQCVEERNGTRQENEMPFLNEISE
- a CDS encoding phage regulatory CII family protein; this translates as MFEKNLTKKMQDVVLDGQIAAKEVCRKINKPYSTLLRELNPFDTHAKLGAETMFDIIRVTRNVAVLEFMARELGYSLKPTGEEQKNKKSKSDGAAIMM
- the betA gene encoding choline dehydrogenase, producing MKHYDYIIIGGGSAGSVLANRLSADPKTKVLVLEAGRPDHRLDFRIHMPAALTYPLAGKTYNWWYESEPEPWMNNRRIYQPRGKVLGGSSCINGMIYIRGNAMDYEKWSKDDGMENWSYAHCLPYFRRFECRTAGADEYQGAVGPLYLTTPECDNPLFNAFFNAVQQAGYPLTKDVNGYQQEGFGKFDRNTYQGRRHNAARAYVHTVKNRRNLTIKCKAHTNRILFQGKRAVGVEYTKGRRTMQAYGGEIISCGGAINSPQLLQLSGIGNGAELSSLGIDVVQNLPGVGENLQDHLELYVQYACKKPVSMFPALQWYNQPWIGLKWLFGHTGEAATNHFEAGGFIRSNDQVEYPNLQYHFLPIAIRYDGSAPNEGHGYQVHVGPMNTDVRGHVKIKSDNPADYPSILFNYLSTEQERREWVEAIRKTREIMTQPAFDELRGRELAPGDQAQTDEEILDFVAREGESAYHPSCTCAMGTHDMAVTDPEMRVHGVDGLRVVDASVMPYITNGNIYAPVMMIAEKAADMILGNTPLAPENVPYYKHDEA
- a CDS encoding methyl-accepting chemotaxis protein → MFTWLNGSLARAILFPLITIVVISVSALVYYVNKSSYELVLESETRAAGSQADAIRSALGLFIADSTATAKSLASRDDVIASFKDKTDGNTRILAKLAKSNPNLWGGIAFDTSGMAIAGSTRDGATLTGLDISGREYVRAVLEGKSEFVSEVFRAKSGQDLIFAISVPVYDEQRNLLGGVALLGGWEGFTKEFIDPVVIGHEGYAFILDSDGRLIHHPKDESLILKNQRNTVFAQEALRRQNGVVFYDWQGDSKVMVFXTDPHTGWVICMSAYEEDLAAGAVRQGYTLAGVGAVSVLIIIALIVMLLRRLVVAPVTMGMDVSAKMAEGDLRSRTESDSANELGRLMRSLGRMTRSLKDIVARVKGAAELVAAGSEELAAAAEQMSEGSTEQAASVEQIAASMEEMTANITQNTHRVKQTEDLAVQTAQNATEGGEAVRQTVEAMRNIADRTSIIEEIARQTNLLALNAAIEAARAGEHGKGFAVVAAEVRKLAERSGVAASEISELTGNSLHIAEKAGQMLETMVTDIDRNKELVQEVNVASQQQNDAAQQISESIQHLDTVVQKNASLSEEVSATSQELSGQAVQLQETMEFFKLDVDHSPGSNGRKQIKAETKKSPKAEPKALPYREVNEEEFERF
- a CDS encoding glycine betaine ABC transporter substrate-binding protein — its product is MLDPFRRILAAVVLVAAVFTFTATGAFAAKDKIKIASVGWTGVTIKTELAVSILDSLGYNAENLMVSVPIAFKAMATGDAEAFMGNWMPSQASMVKPYIEEGSVLNWVANMHGAKYTLAVPTYCAEAGLTHFKDIAKFGDKLEWTIFGIEAGNDGNQIIQDMIDKDMFGLGKFKLVPSSEAGMLAQVQSYTKDEKWAVFLGWAPHSMNERIDMTYLKGSTAETFGGNDGTATVWTNIRAGFQEENPNAAKLLKNLTFPISMMNQIMTTLNENGSLSPREAGLQWVENNPETYKRWLEGVTTADGEPAVPAFEAYLEKAE
- a CDS encoding class II fructose-bisphosphate aldolase encodes the protein MSQTKFEQALAFGRPPNIQELFPNSQALIVSGKVIDRACLKKGKCMTIAANGRNIFVIEGALKAAQRANAALILEIARSESTYCPTNMWNLARRVDALCNQYGITIPVAIHADHYVIKKWDDVAVAEREIPTLFDAGITSIAVDASHLPDDQNLLANIELNPVIPDWAGYETEVGEIKGKHGLSTPVEAKYLIEGLNAHDICPDWIAMNNGTTHGIEDTGGGIQVELTAEIHEAIKPFGTSGAQHGTSGNHTDRLQRVAEETRTTKANVATALQMIGFGVKVNEYGNAIMTDGEFEKVEGRGMSEELWQEISEYAKANNLKGGDYKKLNLPFERRLLGEPREIRERMVKAIEDFVYDLLVNVFNAGDTADLAYDLLIEAGSHDLGPKMGRVADPAEWTEEKIREKAAAIDTDKGPEGDYDD
- the betB gene encoding betaine-aldehyde dehydrogenase is translated as MIRKKMYIDGEWVAADSGKEREILNPFDSSVIASVPEAGRGETRRAIAAARRAFDEGGWPQTPAAERARLVFKLAELIERDHEELARLESLDTGKTVEESRWDMDDIAGIFRYFAGLADKDGGEVIESPVPDTTSYVMREPVGVCGQISPWNYPLLQASWKMAPALAAGCTVVMKPSEITPLTTIKVTELAEEAGFPKGVVNTVLGPGAEVGAELSESHDVDLISFTGGIETGKTIMRAATGNVKKVALELGGKNPNIIFDDADFDLAVDYALNGVFFHAGQICSAGARILVQEGIHDRFVEELRKRMERIKLGNGFDDDTQMGPLTSAEHLAKVEAYGEIGKKEGAKLLLGGCRPDDEALKDGYFYMPTLFSDCENDMRIVQEETFGPIITIEKFSTEEEAVTRANSTVYGLSAGFWTNDPNRIERVSKALRFGTVWINDFNVYFVQAPWGGYKQSGLGRELGRMGLEEYTEVKHVYRNHATKALNWFGA
- a CDS encoding nidogen-like domain-containing protein, which translates into the protein MSTRLLCFVSTVLLLSFLAVAGSANVSEASAIRTGLFDGSSLAGNDDGSTGAVNLGFTINFSGINYSQTYVNNNGNITFNSAMSTYTPFGIQTTTTPLIAPFFADVDTRSGNVLTYGQDSLNGRSAFGVNWFEVGYYSQHTDLLNTFQLVLRERGDIAPGDFDMEFNYGQIQWETGDASGGSGGLGGTSAAVGYSNGAGTYYEFPGSRVNGAFLDGGPNSLVAGTNVNVAGRYLFEIRNGQVVTPDPVPEPATIGLFAAGLLGVMLFGRRYLRR